DNA from Granulicella arctica:
GCAGGCGGGCAAGACCGCTGTCATTCCGTCCAAGGTCAACAGGAAACAACAGCGCGAGTACGACAAAGAACTCTACAAAGCACGCCATCTGATCGAGAACTTCTTCGCCAAACTCAAACAATTCAGAGCCATCGCCACACGATACGACAAAACAGCCAGAAACTTCCTCGAAGCCATCTACTTCGCCTCGGTCCGCATTTGGCTAGTTTGATGACACGCTCTAGAGTGATCCATGCTGACTCCCTCGATTTGCTCGAAACATAGCCAGACTGATAGGGAAAACGAACGAATCTCATCAGAAAACCTTTCTTTACACAGGGGTGCGTTATCCCTATCGTTGATTTTGCTTCGACGACGACGGAATCTGATTATGCCACTAGGTTTGTACTCCATGTGTTTCCGCCGCTTTCTGTTGAGATGGTCACTCCTGATCGCGGTCTCGAGTTGCACGATGTCTCCAGTGCTTCTTGGTGCCGACGCGCTCGGCTGGGTCGGCACCTGGATGATGGCTCCTTCCGCACCCGACAGCGTGGAGCCGCGTGCCGGCCAGTTCATTCTGGAAAATGAGACCGTGAGACAGATCGTGCACCTCTCGATTGGGGGCGCTGCGGTCAAATTGCGCTTTTCCAATACATTCGGCGCCGTGCCCCTGCAGTTGCGTTCGGTCTTCGTCGCTCCTCGGGTCTCGGGCGATGGGATAGAACCGAGTGCAGGTCGCACAGTATCGTTTGCGGGCCAGAGCCAGGTGACAATCGCACCGGGCGCAACGGTTTCAAGCGACGTGGTGGACATGCCGGTCACGAGCGACAGCGATCTGGCGGTGACCTTCTTTGTTCCACAGAAGTTGGAGGTTCCGGCGATTCACTATACCGCGCTCCAAACCTCCTACGTCGCCAAAGGAGATCAGAGCACCGCAAGGACTCTGGACGGACCCCGCAAGATCACACTGGACCTGATCCTTACCGGAGTCGAAGTCGCCACACGTACGTCACCGGGGGCAATCGTTGCTCTTGGTTCTTCGACGACCGACGGCGCGCATTCCACGCCAAACGCAAATCATCGCTGGACGGACTATCTTGCGGCCCGCTTGCGCGCTACCCGGGGGGACAATGCGTATTCCGTACTGAATGCCGGTATCTCTGGCAATCGCGTGCTGCGGGACGGTCGAGGGGCATGGGGACCGATCTTCGGCCAAAGCGCGGTTGCTCGCTTCTCAAGGGATGTTCTCGCGCAGCCCGGCTTACGATACGTGTTTCTCTTTGAGGGTGGCAACGATATACGGACGCCTGCCTCCACAGGCGAAGCGATATCCGCCAAGCAACTGATCATGGGTTTCCAGTTGCTCGCACGAACGGCTCATGAAAACCACGTCAAAATCATCCTCGGCACGATTACAGCTTTTGAGGGGACGAACGGGGATCATGATGACTCTGAATGGGAGGAGACACAGCGCACGGTCAATCAGTGGATTCGGACGACGCATGACATCGATGGTTTCGCAGACTTCGACGCCGCAGTACGGAATCCCTTGCGTCCAGCTCGTCTTCTACCGGAATACGACAGCGGGGATCACTTGCACCCGAATGACGCCGGCTACAAGGCGATGGCAGACTCGATCGATCTGACACTTTTCGAAGAGTCCTCTCGCCGCCATTAACGAAGCAGTAGGAACTACCCGAACAGGATCGACTGCGCGTCAGAGTCTAAATAGCCGCGGCTGAACTCTTTTGCTTCCTGGGTCTTCCCTCGAACGCAATCTTTAGAAACAGTTGCGCCGTGGTAGAGACATGATCCTTGTTCCAGGCAATAGCGATCTCGGAGCGGCTCTTTTCCTCCCTCAGCTCACGCACAACGACGTTCTCGACGTGATGCGATTGGATCGAAGCCGGAGCAATGGCAATCCCCATACCCGCCGACACCAGTGAAATCAGCGTGTACATCTCGGCCGCCTCCTGCACGACATTCGGCGTCACACCGTGGGTATGCAGAATATTCATCAACTGATCGTGAAAACCGGGAGCCATCTTGCGGCTATACATGACAAAGTCCGCTCCTTGGCAATCGGAGACCTTGAGATCCTTCACGGATGCCAGAGGATGGTTTGCCGGCAGAAGCAGCACAAAAGGTTCCCTGTGAATCACGCGCAGGCGAATGTCGGGAGGCGTTGGCAACGGGACGCGCAGAAAGCCCACATCAAGTTTGCGTTCCTGGAGCAGCACCACCTGATCGCTGGTGAGCACGTTGCGAAGATCGAGATCGACATGTTGATGTTTCGTCCGGAATTGCTTGACGAGTTGCGGCATGATCATCGCTGCCGCGGTTGAGATGAAGCCGATGCGCAGTATCCCTACCTCGCCGAGCGCCGCCCTCCGGGTGAGCGCGATCGCTGCCTCCGTGCGTTGCACAAGCTCCCTGGCTTCATTGAGAAAGATTCGTCCCGCTGGCGTGAGCCCGGTCTTCCGGCGGTCGCGGATCAGCAATTGCACCCCGAGTTCCTCTTCAATGCCTCTAATCTGGAGGCTCAGGGCTGGCTGGCTGAGATGAACCAGCGCTGCAGCACGACCGAAATGAAGTTCTTCTGCGATGGCGATGAAGGAACGAAGCTGCCTTGGACCCATGTCGACCTCAGCAGAGAGTATATAAACAATACTTATCAGAGCGCCTCGTTTTTTTTACTTCCTAAATCACTGCTCAAGACGTTCTAATGGGTAGCCTTGTTGAATCCACTTGTGACGTCGCCCACGCTGAAGCCGATTTCGGACGCATCCATCTCGCCCCGCAGATGGGATACACGCCGGCGCGACAAAGCGCAGCGTCTTGAGCGCGTGGCTCGCTATGTTCAAGGCAAAGAGTTGAGGTCAGAAGATGCGGTGAACCTCATTGCGATCCTCCTCGAACCCGGTGATCGCATCGTTCTGGAGGGGGACAACCAGAAGCAAGCAAGTTTTCTTTCAGCTTGTCTCGCGTCGCTCGATCCCGGACAGATTCATGATCTCCACCTGCTGATATCGAGCATCACCCGGCCCGAACATCTTCAACTCTTCGAGCGCGGCATCGCGCGCAAAGTGGACTTTGCCTTTGCGGGTCAACAAAGTCTGCGCCTGGCTCAGTTGCTCGAAGATGGCCAGCTCGAGATAGGCGCTATCCATACCTACGTCGAGCTATATGCACGGATGTTCATCGATCTCCCTCCGAGAGTTGCATTCATCTGTGCCGACCAGGCTGATCGCCACGGTAATCTCTACACGGGGCCGAATACGGAAGACACGCCGACGATCGTAGAGGCGACTGCCTTTCGCGATGGCATTGTTCTTGCGCAGGTTAACGAGATCGTGGAACAGTTGCCCCGAGTCGATATCCCGGGAGATTGGGTTGACCTCGTCGTCGCATCTCCGAAACCGTACGCCGTCGAACCGCTCTTTACGCGCGATCCGCGGCAGATTAACGAACTGCACATCCTGATGGCGATGATGGTGATTCGCGGCGTATATGAGCGCTATGGCGTCACTTCGCTCAATCATGGCATCGGGCTGGACACGGCTGCGCTTGAGTTGATCCTGCCCACGTATGGCGCCTCACTCGGGCTCAAAGGAAAGATTTGCCGAAACTGGGCTCTGAATCCACATCCGACTCTCATTCCCGCGATCGAGAGCGGATGGGTTGAAAGCGTTCATTGCTTCGGGTCCGAAGTTGGGATGGAGAGTTACGTCGCGGCCAGGCCTGACATCTTCTTTACCGGACGGGACGGTTCGTTGCGCTCCAATCGAGTGCTTTGCCAGCTCGCGGGGCAATACGGCATCGATCTTTTCATTGGTTCCACCCTGCAGATGGATGGCGATGCGAACTCTTCGACGGTGACACACGGTCGAATCTCGGGCTTTGGAGGTGCGCCGAATATGGGGCACGATCCGCACGGCCGTCGTCATGCTTCCGAGGCATGGCTGAAGCTGCTGCGCGGAGAGTCGCCGATCCAGCGTGGCCAGAAACTCGTGGTTCAGGTTGCCGAGACGTTTCAGCGCGGCGGTGTACCAGCATTTGTAGAAGAACTCGATGCTGTGGAGGTAGGCCGCTCAAGTGGCATGCCTACCGCACCTGTGATGATCTACGGCGATGATGTCACGCACGTTGTCACGGAGGAGGGAATCGCCTATCTGCATCGCGCGGAAGGCCCCGAAGAGCGCCGGGCCGCGTTGGCTGCGATTGCAGGAGTGAGTCCGATCGGTCTGCGCAGCAAAACCGAAGACGTCGCGAGATTGCGGCGTCTCGGTATCGTTTCTTTTCCCGAAGATCTTGGCGTTTCGCGTCTCGAGGCAAAGCGCTCCTTGTTGGCCGCTACCAGCATGGCCGACCTGGTGCGATGGTCGGGCAATCTCTACAAACCGCCGTCGAAGTTCAGGAACTGGTAAATGCATATCGAGTCCATTCTTATCCAGCCGAGCCTAGCTTTCCCAGCGGCAGCCGCAGCACGCGCGCCTGATCGCGCACACTGGCTAGCATCTTGTGTGACCGAGGCGCTCGTGACCGAAGCGCAACTCACCCCGAAGCCCGGACTATGCGACGCGCGAGCTTCGGGAGCCCACATCGACCTTTCGCTGTCTCTTTTGGTCAGGTCTGCAAGGGATCTTCAGCCGTTCTTTCAGCGCATGGCCACAGAGGCCGAGGGCCGTGCTGTAACTGTGAATCTGAGGGAGCAGCTTGGCGAGTTGGGGCGCCAAGCCGAAGTATCGATGTTGCGTGCTACGGAGGGCGTCAATACTCATCGTGGTGCAATTTGGGCTCTTGGGTTGCTGGTGGCCTCAGCAGGTATTTGCGGTTCCGGAGCGAGCGCCAATCGGCTTTGCGAAACCGCAGGGAGGTTGGCAAACCTTCCTGATCGGTACGCGGGCGCGCCGCCAAGCAATGGAACGCAGGCTTTCAAATCGTACGGTGCCACGGGGGCCCGGGGTGAAGCAATGGCTGCATTTCCGCATGTGCTGCGCGCCGCACTTCCTTGCCTTCGGCGGACACGCGCTCTGGGGGGAAGCGAAACTGAGGCTCAGCTGGATGCGCTGCTGGTCATCATGGCTACCCTCGATGACACGTGTCTGCTCCATCGCGGCGGTAAGCCAGCGCTACTTGCCGCTCAGGACGGAGCAAGACAGGTGCTCAGGGCGGGAGGTACTGCAAACAGGGCGGGCAAACTGTACCTTGCGGATCTTGATCGTCGGCTTTTGCGCCTCTGGGTGTCACCTGGCGGCTCAGCCGATCTGCTGGCCGCGACCCTGTTCGTAGACCGGCTCACGACCCTTCGGAGAAGCGAACCATGACCGAACACATCGATCTGTCGTTTCCCGCCGAAGAAACGATACAGAGACAGGCACACGTGGGTGTCGTCGCCTCTGGAGATCTCGAAGTGTTGTTGGAGCCGTTAGACGGGGAGTCGGCAGAGGTGAGGGTGCATACGAATGTGACGGGCCATCGTATGACCTGGGAAGCGCTTCTCGAGCGTTTCTTCTCCCGCTATCCCTATGCTCTTCGACTTGAAATTCGCGATCATGGAGCCACGCCGGGCATGGTCTGGCTTCGTTTGGAACAGGCAGTCGAACTTGCCGGAAAGGAAGCGCACTCGTGACTGAAGCTCCATTCGGCTGCACGGCAACCTTTCAAGAGCTCTCTGCGAGAGAGCGCATCTCTGCTCTGCTCGACGGTGGTTACTTCAGAGAATTAGTCGGTCCATTCGATCGCGTCTCATCCCCGTGGCTGGAGCCACAGGGGTTGGTGCCGCAGAGCGACGACGGTGTTGTCGTCGGCAGGGGCAAGGTGAGCGGCCGCGAGATTGTAGCGATCGCCATTGAACCCGCCTTTGAAGGTGGGAGCGTCGGAGAGGTTGGAGGCGCGAAGATCGCGACAGCGCTTGAACTCGCTCAAGAGTCGTGCCGGGCAGGCACTCCGATTGCCGCGCTGTTACTGCTTGAGACCGGCGGCGTGCGTCTCCAAGAGGCGAACCTTGGTCTGGCCAGCATCGCTCGGATTCAGGCTGCAATCGTTAGCCTACGCGAGCTGGCGCCTGTCATTGCTGTGGTGGCAGGGCCTACGGGATGTTTTGGTGGCATGTCCCTGGCCGCGGCGTTGTGTACCTGGATCATCGGCACACCGCATGGGCGGCTCGGCATGAATGGCCCGGAGGTCATCGAACAGGAGGCGGGGCCGACTGAACTCGACGCGAGTGATCGCGAACTCATCTGGAAACTTATCGGATGCGAAACACGGTATTTCCAGGGTGTGATCGACGCGTTTGTCGAAGACAACGCCTCTTCGATCGCCTGTGCGATCGCGGATGCGGTGGCGCGAGGTGTGCTGGAGTCAGGACGACTGGAAAACCCCGAGTTGAGACTGGATACGTTGCGTAGAAACCATATGCTGGGAAAAGTGTCTGAGGCTGGTAACGCCGCAATCGAGGAACGCAGCGCATGAATGCCACAAAGTCGATGGAGCGCGGGAAGTTGTGGCTGGAAGGCCTTGCAGAGCACGCGGCTAAGACTGTGATGGAGACACCCTCCGTGCTTGAAGCGACGGTTCCCTTGGGTGATCAGGGGGAGGTAATCCTCGCGCTTGCCGTCGTAGCAGATCCGGCGAGCGGGTTTCCACGCGCGCTACATGGTGAGTTCGGCCTTGAGCAGGCGTGGGCAGTTGCTGCACGGATACGACAGTATGTCGAAGAAGATGCCACGCGGAGCACGCGGCGTCCCATTCTCGCCATCGTCGATACCCCAGGACAGGCCTTTGGCCGAGTCGAGGAACAGCAATGCATCTCCGTGGCCTGTGCCGCGGCCGTAGACGCCTACATCGCGGCACGCCGTGCGGGTCATCCGCTACTCACACTCATCGTAGGACGCGCCATCTCCGGTTCGTTCCTGGCCCACGGGCTACAAGCAGACCGTATCCTTGCGATTGAGGACGATGGGGTCATGATGCATGCGATGAGCCCGCAATCCATCGCGAGGATCACGCGCCGTACCCTTGCAGAGGTAACCGAACAGGCTGCGTCGTCGATGCCGATGTCCTATTCCATCGAGAACGCACATCGACTGGGCGTTGTGCACACGCTGATCCCCGGAATCTCTGCGGAAGCGCCGACCGCTGCAAATACTTCGATCGTCAAGGAAGCGCTTTCGAGAGCCCTGTGCGAAGTCCGAGAGGAGGCGAAGAACGGGGTTCGGGATGTAGATGGAGTGAAAGACAATCCTAACCGCGTGGCAACCGCAACCGTAGAGCGACTAATGCGAGAACAATGGAACCTGGATGATTTGGCCTGACCGAAATGTGCTGAGTGTGTCACTATGACTGCAACAACCCGCTTCTTTCTCGAAACGCTGCTGCCTGTGTTCTTTGTGCTGGCGCTCGGGCACTATGCTGGCTGGCGCGGCCGCATCAACAACACGGACACAGGGGCGCTGAATACAGCGCTGATGCACTTCGTGCTGCCGTGCTCACTCTTTCTTGGAGTGGCGCGGACACCTCCCACGGTGCTGCGCTCCCAGTCGCCTCTGCTTGCGGTGCTGGCTCTCACAATGCTCTTCACCTATGCGCTCGTATACCTTTTGGAGCGGCGCGTCTTCGGTTCGGATCCCAGCCAGGCGGCAGTGCAGTCTCAAACGGTCTCCTTCTCCAACAATGTCGCGATCGGACTTCCTCTCCTTTCAAGTCTCTACGGCCCAACGGGGACTCTAGCTGTGGCAGCGGGCATCGTGTCCGGAGCGCTGGTTATCTCTCCCATTACGCTGGTTCTGCTTGAATGGAATGCGAAACGCAACAAAGATGGCCGTCGTTCACTTGGGGAACAACTTGGACCGGCAATCCTCGCCGCTGTGCGCCGCCCGATTGTCCTTGCGCCGGTTTTGGCACTTCTACTGCCCATCAGCGGATACGCCTTACCAGCGACGGCGGTTGCGTCGCTCGATCTGATCGGTAAGGGAACGGTTGGGCTGGCACTGTTCCTGACGGGCTTGATACTCTCCGCGCAGCGCCTGCGATTGCAAGCGAGCGTCGCAACTGGTGTCATTCTTAAGAACTTCCTGCAGCCCTCAGTGATGCTGGGGTTACTCTTCCTCTTTCGGTTGCACGGTGAGGTCGCCCGTGAGGCGTTCCTTCTTGCCGCAGTTCCTGCCGGCTTTTTCGGCACGGTCTTCGGAGCCCGATATGGGGTTCGATCGCTTGAAGCCAGCTCGACGCTGGTGCTCAGTACAGCTCTCAGCGCCGGCACTCTTCCACTCGCAATCCTGTTATCCTCCCATCTGCCATGAACCCTTTCGTCCCCAGACCGCATGATTTATTGAAGGTCGCGTTGAGACGCGAGACGCTTCAGTTCGAACAGGACGAAGCAATTGCCTTCGATCTGCTCCTGGCAACGCCGTTCGTCGTGGTTCGACGCGCCTGTCCTCGAAGAGATTGGATTCCGGTCGGCCTTCGTGGATCGTCCAGATCGGAGCGGTACGGCGGCTGGCTGCACAGGGATTCGGTTCTAGGTGTATACGATCCCTCTTCTCTCAAGGCAGTTCAAACGAGACGAGCCTTACCGTCATTCGAAGCCTTGCGCCTGCTGCAGAGACGCTGGACCGGTATGGAGTTGGAGTGGGGTCCAGTGGGCAGCGTCGGCTTCGAACTGGCGACAGGGGTGGAAGCGGTATCGCCTGAGAGCGACCTCGATCTGCTCATCCAGGCACCTCAACCATTCTCGCGTGCCTTCGCGCGTGAGTTGATAGAGTGCGGTGCGACTTTACCTGCAACGCTTGATGTTCAGGTGACAACGAACGCCGGATCGTTTGCACTCGCAGAGTACGCGTATCAGCAAGGAGCCGTCGCCTTGCGACAACTCGGTGGAAGTGTGCTGGTTTCCGACCTGTGGTGCGATTCTGCGGCGAGTGTCGCATGAGTGCGGCACTACTGGTTCCGGGCCAAGGCGCACAGACTCCAGGGTTTCTTCATGCGCTCCCCGACCACGGCTCCGTTCAAAAGACACTCGCTGAAGCTTCCGCTGTGCTGGGGAGGGACATCTTGGAGCTTGATTCGTCAGAAGCACTTCGGTCGACTGTTGCCGTGCAGCTTACGCTTCTTACCGCCGGTGTCGCATTTGTCCGCTTCCTCGATTCAGAGCATATAGGGCTGATCGTTGCAGCGGGGCTTTCGGTGGGTGCCTTTACAGCTGCGGTTGCGGCTGGTTCTATCGCCTTTCCGGATGCGATTCAATTTGTACGACGCCGCGCCGAACTCATGGAGTCTGCGCTCCCACAAGGCTTCGGAATGGGGGTGCTGGAAGGCCTTCGGTTTACGCAGGTACGAGACCTTCTGATCGGCAGATCCTTAACAATTGCGAACTATAACTCTCCGGTGCAGTTCGTTGTATCGGGCGCACGAAACGAAATTGAAGCGATCTTGTCATTGGCGCTCGCAGCGGGCGCTCACCGGGCACAGTTCCTGAACATGCCAACTGCATCACACACTCCTCTGCTCGGTCCTGCTGCGCAGGAACTACTTCGTTTCGCCGCGGATCTTCCCATGGGGCGATCGAAAATTCCAGTTCTTTCCAACAGCACCGCGCGAATGTTGACCGACGCCGAAGCGATCCGCCAAGATCTCGCACTGAATATGGCTCATCCGGTGCGCTGGGACGACATGTTCACGGTAGTCCGCGGCCTCGAGCCGCGAATCTTTCTTGAAGCGCCTCCTGGGCACACTCTCACTCGGCTCGCACAGCTGGCATGCGAGGAAACACCGGTTCTGTGCGCGAGCGAGTCACGCTGGGATGTCCTAGTGCGCGATACGCAACGCGTAGGCTGAATACCGTTCTCCGCGCTGAGGCTCACCTACTTATGGGGCCGAGGGCCACTCTCGCAATGATTTGAAAATCAAATCAGGTTCACGATAAGAATTCATCGCGGCCCCGGGCTAGGCTGGAGA
Protein-coding regions in this window:
- a CDS encoding transposase yields the protein MTKLEQAGKTAVIPSKVNRKQQREYDKELYKARHLIENFFAKLKQFRAIATRYDKTARNFLEAIYFASVRIWLV
- a CDS encoding SGNH/GDSL hydrolase family protein; this encodes MSPVLLGADALGWVGTWMMAPSAPDSVEPRAGQFILENETVRQIVHLSIGGAAVKLRFSNTFGAVPLQLRSVFVAPRVSGDGIEPSAGRTVSFAGQSQVTIAPGATVSSDVVDMPVTSDSDLAVTFFVPQKLEVPAIHYTALQTSYVAKGDQSTARTLDGPRKITLDLILTGVEVATRTSPGAIVALGSSTTDGAHSTPNANHRWTDYLAARLRATRGDNAYSVLNAGISGNRVLRDGRGAWGPIFGQSAVARFSRDVLAQPGLRYVFLFEGGNDIRTPASTGEAISAKQLIMGFQLLARTAHENHVKIILGTITAFEGTNGDHDDSEWEETQRTVNQWIRTTHDIDGFADFDAAVRNPLRPARLLPEYDSGDHLHPNDAGYKAMADSIDLTLFEESSRRH
- a CDS encoding LysR family transcriptional regulator, translating into MGPRQLRSFIAIAEELHFGRAAALVHLSQPALSLQIRGIEEELGVQLLIRDRRKTGLTPAGRIFLNEARELVQRTEAAIALTRRAALGEVGILRIGFISTAAAMIMPQLVKQFRTKHQHVDLDLRNVLTSDQVVLLQERKLDVGFLRVPLPTPPDIRLRVIHREPFVLLLPANHPLASVKDLKVSDCQGADFVMYSRKMAPGFHDQLMNILHTHGVTPNVVQEAAEMYTLISLVSAGMGIAIAPASIQSHHVENVVVRELREEKSRSEIAIAWNKDHVSTTAQLFLKIAFEGRPRKQKSSAAAI
- the mdcA gene encoding malonate decarboxylase subunit alpha, encoding MTSPTLKPISDASISPRRWDTRRRDKAQRLERVARYVQGKELRSEDAVNLIAILLEPGDRIVLEGDNQKQASFLSACLASLDPGQIHDLHLLISSITRPEHLQLFERGIARKVDFAFAGQQSLRLAQLLEDGQLEIGAIHTYVELYARMFIDLPPRVAFICADQADRHGNLYTGPNTEDTPTIVEATAFRDGIVLAQVNEIVEQLPRVDIPGDWVDLVVASPKPYAVEPLFTRDPRQINELHILMAMMVIRGVYERYGVTSLNHGIGLDTAALELILPTYGASLGLKGKICRNWALNPHPTLIPAIESGWVESVHCFGSEVGMESYVAARPDIFFTGRDGSLRSNRVLCQLAGQYGIDLFIGSTLQMDGDANSSTVTHGRISGFGGAPNMGHDPHGRRHASEAWLKLLRGESPIQRGQKLVVQVAETFQRGGVPAFVEELDAVEVGRSSGMPTAPVMIYGDDVTHVVTEEGIAYLHRAEGPEERRAALAAIAGVSPIGLRSKTEDVARLRRLGIVSFPEDLGVSRLEAKRSLLAATSMADLVRWSGNLYKPPSKFRNW
- a CDS encoding triphosphoribosyl-dephospho-CoA synthase, with the translated sequence MHIESILIQPSLAFPAAAAARAPDRAHWLASCVTEALVTEAQLTPKPGLCDARASGAHIDLSLSLLVRSARDLQPFFQRMATEAEGRAVTVNLREQLGELGRQAEVSMLRATEGVNTHRGAIWALGLLVASAGICGSGASANRLCETAGRLANLPDRYAGAPPSNGTQAFKSYGATGARGEAMAAFPHVLRAALPCLRRTRALGGSETEAQLDALLVIMATLDDTCLLHRGGKPALLAAQDGARQVLRAGGTANRAGKLYLADLDRRLLRLWVSPGGSADLLAATLFVDRLTTLRRSEP
- the mdcC gene encoding malonate decarboxylase acyl carrier protein; the encoded protein is MTEHIDLSFPAEETIQRQAHVGVVASGDLEVLLEPLDGESAEVRVHTNVTGHRMTWEALLERFFSRYPYALRLEIRDHGATPGMVWLRLEQAVELAGKEAHS
- a CDS encoding biotin-independent malonate decarboxylase subunit beta — encoded protein: MTEAPFGCTATFQELSARERISALLDGGYFRELVGPFDRVSSPWLEPQGLVPQSDDGVVVGRGKVSGREIVAIAIEPAFEGGSVGEVGGAKIATALELAQESCRAGTPIAALLLLETGGVRLQEANLGLASIARIQAAIVSLRELAPVIAVVAGPTGCFGGMSLAAALCTWIIGTPHGRLGMNGPEVIEQEAGPTELDASDRELIWKLIGCETRYFQGVIDAFVEDNASSIACAIADAVARGVLESGRLENPELRLDTLRRNHMLGKVSEAGNAAIEERSA
- a CDS encoding biotin-independent malonate decarboxylase subunit gamma — encoded protein: MNATKSMERGKLWLEGLAEHAAKTVMETPSVLEATVPLGDQGEVILALAVVADPASGFPRALHGEFGLEQAWAVAARIRQYVEEDATRSTRRPILAIVDTPGQAFGRVEEQQCISVACAAAVDAYIAARRAGHPLLTLIVGRAISGSFLAHGLQADRILAIEDDGVMMHAMSPQSIARITRRTLAEVTEQAASSMPMSYSIENAHRLGVVHTLIPGISAEAPTAANTSIVKEALSRALCEVREEAKNGVRDVDGVKDNPNRVATATVERLMREQWNLDDLA
- a CDS encoding AEC family transporter; translated protein: MTATTRFFLETLLPVFFVLALGHYAGWRGRINNTDTGALNTALMHFVLPCSLFLGVARTPPTVLRSQSPLLAVLALTMLFTYALVYLLERRVFGSDPSQAAVQSQTVSFSNNVAIGLPLLSSLYGPTGTLAVAAGIVSGALVISPITLVLLEWNAKRNKDGRRSLGEQLGPAILAAVRRPIVLAPVLALLLPISGYALPATAVASLDLIGKGTVGLALFLTGLILSAQRLRLQASVATGVILKNFLQPSVMLGLLFLFRLHGEVAREAFLLAAVPAGFFGTVFGARYGVRSLEASSTLVLSTALSAGTLPLAILLSSHLP
- a CDS encoding malonate decarboxylase holo-ACP synthase, whose amino-acid sequence is MNPFVPRPHDLLKVALRRETLQFEQDEAIAFDLLLATPFVVVRRACPRRDWIPVGLRGSSRSERYGGWLHRDSVLGVYDPSSLKAVQTRRALPSFEALRLLQRRWTGMELEWGPVGSVGFELATGVEAVSPESDLDLLIQAPQPFSRAFARELIECGATLPATLDVQVTTNAGSFALAEYAYQQGAVALRQLGGSVLVSDLWCDSAASVA
- a CDS encoding ACP S-malonyltransferase, encoding MSAALLVPGQGAQTPGFLHALPDHGSVQKTLAEASAVLGRDILELDSSEALRSTVAVQLTLLTAGVAFVRFLDSEHIGLIVAAGLSVGAFTAAVAAGSIAFPDAIQFVRRRAELMESALPQGFGMGVLEGLRFTQVRDLLIGRSLTIANYNSPVQFVVSGARNEIEAILSLALAAGAHRAQFLNMPTASHTPLLGPAAQELLRFAADLPMGRSKIPVLSNSTARMLTDAEAIRQDLALNMAHPVRWDDMFTVVRGLEPRIFLEAPPGHTLTRLAQLACEETPVLCASESRWDVLVRDTQRVG